One window of Pirellulales bacterium genomic DNA carries:
- a CDS encoding RluA family pseudouridine synthase, with translation MGRTQPKSAAQLFHLTPELENQTLGAALRHWLPKLSWSQVRKVIESRRIMVSGNLCVDAGRRLKSDEVVKLLSQPTAAPPRPDDVKVQYLDAHVVVVEKPSGMTTNRHREEQQWAKRRRQIQPTLDELLPQIITQIEGRRGKRGVPPPVRAVHRIDRDTSGLVVFARTHAAERILAQQFRQHTTQRRYLAIVEGVAKAQTISSHLVRDRGDGRRGSTEESNVGKVAVTHVQPLEHPTLLPGECRGEKAAYTLIQCRLETGRTHQIRIHLSEQGHPVCGEKVYRQSKFGKISEDVSGAPRLALHAAELGFVHPVTGKRLRFQAALPPDLADFWRQLKRQTSAANERK, from the coding sequence ATGGGACGCACCCAACCGAAATCTGCCGCGCAGCTTTTTCATCTCACGCCGGAGTTGGAAAACCAAACTCTGGGGGCCGCCTTGCGCCACTGGTTGCCGAAACTGTCGTGGTCACAAGTGCGAAAAGTAATTGAATCTCGCCGGATCATGGTCAGCGGAAATTTGTGCGTAGATGCCGGCCGGCGATTGAAATCCGACGAAGTGGTCAAGCTCCTTTCGCAGCCAACCGCCGCCCCACCACGGCCAGACGATGTGAAAGTGCAATATCTTGATGCGCACGTTGTCGTCGTGGAAAAACCCTCGGGCATGACCACAAACCGCCATCGTGAAGAACAGCAGTGGGCCAAGCGGCGTCGCCAAATTCAACCTACGCTGGACGAATTATTGCCGCAAATCATCACGCAGATCGAAGGCCGGCGCGGCAAGCGCGGCGTGCCTCCGCCGGTGCGGGCCGTGCATCGCATCGATCGCGACACCAGCGGGCTGGTTGTGTTTGCCCGCACCCATGCCGCGGAGCGCATTCTGGCGCAGCAATTTCGCCAGCACACCACTCAGCGGCGCTATTTGGCGATTGTCGAAGGCGTGGCCAAGGCCCAAACCATTAGCAGCCACTTAGTGCGCGATCGGGGCGATGGCCGCCGCGGCAGCACCGAGGAATCTAACGTGGGCAAGGTGGCCGTGACGCACGTTCAGCCGCTGGAACATCCCACGCTCCTACCGGGAGAGTGTCGGGGCGAGAAAGCCGCCTACACCCTGATTCAATGCCGTTTGGAAACTGGTCGCACGCACCAAATTCGCATTCACCTCTCGGAGCAGGGGCACCCTGTCTGCGGCGAAAAAGTTTATCGCCAATCGAAATTCGGCAAGATCAGCGAAGATGTCAGCGGCGCACCGCGCCTGGCACTCCATGCAGCTGAGTTGGGGTTTGTGCATCCGGTGACGGGCAAACGGTTGCGCTTTCAGGCTGCGCTGCCGCCCGACCTGGCCGATTTTTGGCGACAACTGAAACGGCAAACGTCAGCCGCGAATGAACGCAAATAA